From Juglans regia cultivar Chandler chromosome 9, Walnut 2.0, whole genome shotgun sequence:
TTTCAATGTCGCGTTGCTTGCCATATTTGGAAAGGATGAGATTCTGTACAGAGACGATCTAAAGCGATGCTACTACATTCTTGAGAAGGGTTACAACTCAATGCCCATTAACCTTCCGGGAACACTCTTCCACAAGTCCATGAAAGCAAGAAAGGAGCTTGCTCAGATCTTGGCCAAAATCCTTTCGACCAGGAGGCAGATGAAGCACGAGCACAACGACTTGCTCGGATCTTTCATGGGCGACAAAGAAAGCCTCACCGACGAACAGATTGCCGACAACATCATCGGCGTCATATTCGCTGCTCGTGACACCACCGCCAGCGTGCTGACATGGATACTCAAGTATCTCAGCGAGAACCCCCGTGTTCTTCAGGCTATTACCGTAAGAACCCCTAAATAAAATACTTCCGTTTACCCACCAAATCAACGATCTTTTCAAGAAATAAACGTTAAAAATCAAGAGTATTAATGAGCTTACTCAGATTTTTGGGTGCTTGTGATTTTTTTACAGGAAGAGCAAGAGGCCATAATGAGGAGTAAAAAGGATCAAGGTTGTGACGAGAGAGTTCTTACTTGGGCAGATACCAAAAAGATGCCGATCACTTCAAGAGTGATTCAGGAAACACTTAGAATTGCCTCTGTTCTATCGTTTACTTTCAGAGAGGCAGTAGAAGATGTTGAGTATGAAGGTCAGTTGCTGCAAAATATTTTACCCAATATCAGTCTCATGACtgttctactttttatgatttattcttcttatttctgtattaatttttttgtttgaaaattcttcttctttagggTATCTTATACCGAAAGGGTGGAAAGTTTTGCCACTTTTCAGAAACATTCACCATAGCCCAGATATCTTCCCAGAGCCTGACAAGTTTGATCCCTCTAGATTTGAGGTAAATTTTCATTCAACACAAAATGTATGGTTGCATTTACACTcaaatattctgtgaatagtaataataaaataataattaataattaaaaataaataataaataataataaaatattaggtattcatattctcaatatccaaattaaaacttttaaatcaCTACCTAGAGCTAAACTCGAATTCCCATCTGACAGGTTGCTCCAAAGCCCAATACTTTTATGCCATTTGGCAATGGGATCCACTCATGTCCAGGCAATGAGCTGGCCAAACTGGAAATATCAGTCCTTCTCCATCATTTGACCACAAAGTACAGGTTGGTGAGCTTACAAAATGGTAGAATCGTCACTTCCTTTTTCACAGTTTATTGCTAATGTGAAAAACTATCACAACCATTTATTACAATAAAGGATTgatatttggaaaatgatagggttactatcttcttactatttatttactattttttttatatttgatttcttttataattttttattttacgtaatagttaaggaagtgataattagtaaatttatatatttttttaattttttcttaatgattaaggatgttaaaaaaatatttaaaataaaataataaaaaaataaaaatactacaaaTAGTAAATAGATAGTAAATAAGTattaagcctatcactaccttTGATATTTATTAACTCTCTTATCATATGAAGTATTAAAGCAAACAGAGTTCCTTCCTATAAATAGAATGTCTTATGAGTCTATCTGTTGCTGACATGAATTCTGTTACACTATCTACTACATGCATGCAGGTGGTCTGTGGTGGGTACAGAGAATGGGATTCAGTATGGCCCTTTTGCTCTTCCCCAGAATGGCCTGCCCATCAGATTATCTCTGAAGAAAGTGACCTCCCCCCAAAAAGCTTGTCCCAACGACAAGAATGACTTTCCATATATAGAAAGAATGGCACTTTAATTGGTTTCCAACTTTCTTATTGTAATGATGATGAGAAAGCTGGCCACAATCACAAGCAATAAGCAAGCTGTGAGCAGAGgaaaagttctctctctctctctctctctctcggggcCAAAGACGCCTAAAGGAAGGAGCTAATAAAAGATAAGAGTAGCATCCAAAAGGGAAGCCAAAAAGTGTACAGAAATTAAGAGCCTTTCGTACCAAAAGGAAAGATGTGCAAGCAAGttatgttcattttcttctgttTAATTTTGGGTTCCTCAGGATGTTGAATTaatatattcaaatatgtttatatagaTTTCGGAGTACTggtgtttttatttcttaagaaaaatttaattgtaagtgATTCTACACACTAATACGCacattcattcaatatgattgatcaaaagtaaattttattaaaaacaatgctaatttaaatttaaaatatgaatgcaACAACATTAGTACGCAGAATCATGATCTTTTCGCCCGGTTCAGGTTATCCGACGAAGTAAGAAGCAAGCATTAgaataagaataatgctacaaCAGAGTTGACTCCATATATAATTCATTCAAATCAAATAGAGACAGCACATGAATAATTCCAATCGGTACTGTTCTGTCCAATTAAAATGAAAACCCTTCTTTTTGAAACAGGGCATAGTCAATTAATTGAATTTCTGACCAAAAACTAGCTAGAAAGCACTTGTTgcatccattttttttcatgaagttGGGATATCTCCTAGTACTTGATTTCTCACTTTTCTCAAAATATGCATTCATGCATTGGCCTGTTGGCTGTTTCTTTATCCATGCATACATATGCATGAAGGATTGAAATCATATAAATCATGATATGTAGGtttaatttgtgaaagaaaATCAAGCTAATTCAAGTTTTGGAACCCCGGCCTTATACGTGAAATCACCGCtttaatagaatatttaattaaattggacAGAGTGTAGAATTATCAGGTTCCAACTCAGGTCTTTTATTTTGATACAATGTGAAATCATTACTTAtcccaaaaatttaaactcatgaaaatatgtagattttattatttaatttatatcttaaccTTATACTTCATTATTCTTTAGGTCACTCACTACTTTAGTAATTAATTaccactcttttttttaaatgattaatcaGTACTCGGATGTGATCAATTGGGATcatgagtttttcttttctttttttaggatGGCTTGTGTTTTCTTCTtgattatttgtttcttttgagCAATTTCCAAAACTTATACCATCTTAACATGATGATGCAATGCTGTCTACCAAAttaggaaaatatataatacagtggtattttcttgaattatttaCATATCGATTAGACTCATTGCATTGTGATAAATAgcataacaaattaatatacccTTGATATCAGATTCAACTTGATTCATATCTCAAAGGGAGAAATATTTAGGAACAAAATggaagattttcttttctttctttcttttttattttttattttaaaaaatggccTTTATATGTTTCGTTTGCTAAAACTAAGCAAAATATGACGTACTATATTTGGCCTTTaatcaaatcaatataattaaGCAAAAATAGTAAAACTTTTCCTCTCATCTTTCTTTAATTCTCTTAATAATTAGCCTATAAATTGGAATATATTGGCAAGGATTTAATAAGTAGGTTCAACATGTTCATGAATATTTAGTTAAATAAGTGAAGTGTAGAGTCGGTATTCGAACTTAAGACTTGATCTGCTTTGATTcaatataaaatcataatttatctaaaaaaagtAAACTAATGTGAAGATATAGATTTTAATACTTCTAATTGTCTTACCAATTCCCATACCTATATATCAATTTGTCATGTTTTGTCGTTGATAGTTGTTGTCATAATTAAAGACAACATATATATGGATACATGcaaccaaaattgaaaatatgtgTTGATCTCATAGCACTGGCATTGGCTTAGTCAAATGACAgtgcatctttaaaatttgaaagaatacATATGAAATGAGTTGTATTGGAGTAGTCAAATAGTGGGAACTTCAAATATGAGTTACAATATTTCCAAAGCTTTTTTCATATGAAGAGATGTActattcatcttcaaaagtaatattttatttcaaaatatcataCCCAACTGCTCCATAACATTTTCCAcgtttttcatcttcaaaagtgatatttattccaaaatattagaCCCACGTTTTccacaataatttaagtaaaaattaaattattaattaatttatagttagtataattacaaaatatgaaaaaaaattaaaaaaataatattatattattattttaactaatctaatatgagattatgacttgaatgattttgaatttataaaaaatatgtatttttagttaaattttagagataattttgatgaaatcaAAGTCGATGAAATCAATGTGAATGATGTTAGAATGTTCAaatgcatttaatttattatgcatgcatgcatgggttaTCTAATACTAATAGCAATCAGTTCCATGAATTCAACTTCAAGATCACGGCCAGAATATATCGGACGTACGACTCACGGCACTCGTACTGATCATAAAAGCATTCTCGAATGacggatggatggatggatgcaTGCAGACCTATGTCTAGCTCCCCATTTTTCCAAGTTCACATGAAgtattttgacatttttcttccttttgaggTTGCgtgcatatacatatgcatgtgTCCTGTACGTTTGCCTTTTCATGATAATTACTTCTAACTGCTATGTCGCATTGGAATATGATTCATGAGATGATATTGCATGTTGacaacgttttttttttatggatggtTTATTAGGAatcataagagaaaaaataaacaaaaattagaataaatcccacgcaataaaaaaaatttatgttattcGACAATGTGAATATATTCACGGAGctgtaaatgattttattcaagTGAAAATCAAGAATACAGTGTGGCGGCCATATGTGCCATGGTAGAGTTTTTTTTTGAGACAACATAAGAATTATTTGATTCAATAGATCAGTCAGCAAGACCCGAGTGACCATAGTTATCAGCAACTTGATCAGCTTAAGCGGCAGTTTCACAGGTTTGTGAAGATATATTCTCGTGGATCAGTTTTCCAAGCTGATCAGCCAACTGATTCAGTGGCTTCCCTCTCTCCCTTTACTTCGAATCAAGACTCTTCTTCAAACTTAGGTTTTCTAGCTATCATTCTCTAgatttaatacaatatataataaatcctAATTAATTCGCTTCGGTAATTTGAACCAGCTTTCTGCTCAAGCCTCCACTCCATGACCCAAAAATCTCattaagaatttataaaaaaatcacaataaattCTTATGATCTAGTCATATCATCAAATTCAGGCGCACGCAAAGAAAGTAACACTCCACACAAAGAAGCCCAACATAGTTatcttttgctcttttttttttttttttcaggaatAGAACTGTCCTATTTTACAACCACAAAGTGATCaatgatcatcgtcatcattCCCTAGACAACGACCTTACCCAAACCTGCATGCAATAAATCCACAATGCTGTGCGTCAAACTTTTGAAACTTTGCTTCTCGAGTTTATCCAAGTCCTAGGGCTCGATCCAGTACTAAAGTTtggaaggaaaaaggaaaaaggaaaaaaaaaaaagaaaaagaactcgACTTCCATttggttaattatttgaaagGGGTTTCCCTCACTCATAAGTCCACTAGTTACTCTTACGTAATGGATTTCACCCTGATACCAGACCCCAAAGCTTAAATTTACCCACCAAGCAATTCGTCTGTAAGGAAAAGTAAGCAATGATGGCTGATGAGATAGACAAGACTGACGTCACTCTGCCGCATCTCACTCATAGGGACTCGTACAGGACAAAACGGAAAAGACGGAAAACTTTTGATCTTTTGACAAGGGAATATCGAAGGACAGCCAATACAGCCTGCAAAATAAAGTAATCAGAATTAAGTCATGCTGTATTAATAGGACCACTAGTACTTGAATAACACGtcacattaatgacgtcgtcACATAAacacgccgcattaaaggatcctgacaaaaaaaatagtagtgagGTTGTAGGTCCCACGGGGGGAGGCACGATCTGCCCCCCAAACtcctggtataaatagcaacttcTAGATACGAAAAAGCTCTCTCAACTATTCTTCTTCTCGCTTCTCTGATCTCTaaactctctcattatttacaaaattctaaaatactttactgactttggcattaGAGACTTCGCGGCTCCATGATTGTCCTCTCCCAACTGCTTTTTACTTCGTTTTCGCAAATCCAGTTTTAAAAATCTGAATTGCTGAAACCTAATCTAAAGgcgtacgaaacacgacattaacacatataactatatatatatatatatgttgttcaattatttgttctattTGTATTCATGCCACAAAATTAGTGGCTCAAAATTGGTAAACAGCGTAATTTGTACGTCTGATAGGTACTAGTCCTGCTCATgctatttaatatattaagaaattgCTGAAATTAATTAATCTCAGGAGCTTAATGTGATCACACATAAAAGGATTAATTTTCTACTTGGGAAAAACACTAATATTAATTCTTGATTTTCCCcatgaaaaaagaaatggatGTTATGGCCTAAGATCATATATTACCAAAGCAATATTGTGGCTTTCGTACTTGCTTGCGTATTGcatatttagaatattatttgtcATTAATTTGCAACATGCAATAATATGGGACTTAATTTTATAAGGTTGTAttgattgaaataaaatgatttttttccttacaaATTTGCCAAATGGCACTTGCACAAATGATTTTAGCTGGCAATATCATATCACATGTATTACTTGGATTAGGAATCTAAAGGTTTTCTAAGATAATTTCATGATGGAGTTTTATATGCATGATCTTACTCTTATAATTTAAACATATCCTATTTTTAAAGTACTCGTTGTATTAAGTTGCACAAAATcaagtcatctcatctcatataattattataatttttttaaactttcacacaaaatataataaataattcagatttttcaaatctcaaaataaagattatattataataatattttatttaacttttaataaaatatctcatcttatctcatctaaattgTATAATCAAACGAGATCATTCGTCgtaacaaaatatttcctaatttaatttaaatatataaatatatttatattcaatttgCAGTTAGTAGATTAGACACTCAACGAAACAAGCACAGGCAGATATTAATATTGCTTGAATTGGTAACTTTCAAAAAACAGAAACTCttccaacaactccatcatcatcatcgtcattttacaaaaacagGGAAGACACGATTTCAGCTTCCCCCTGAACTTGCTGACTTTTGGTCTCATTTCTTAATAACTCTAGGACAGGTGTCTCCCATTATGTACTTGTGATGTTATAGTTGACAGAGTTTTCCAAAGCAACCATTCAAAGGCATGGAAAGTCAAAGGaaaactaaaaggaaaaaaacaaaagaaaaagaagggctATTCAGATGTATTTTCAAATTCATGCatatttttccttataaattaaatgacaaaGTGGGAGAACAGATTTGTCTAATTTTGTGGATACTGCAGATCttcatatgaatatatatatatatatatatatatatatatagtatgtcgATGGTAGTCCATCTCCATTAATTAGTCTAAATAGCTAAACCATGTCAACTTTGTACACTGCAATGTGCTGGATCCCCTGAAAATGACCTCATTAATGGATTATTTCtgctatttattaattaagagaCGTTTGAATTCGAatatgacttgagatgagttgagatagattgtgaatagtagtgagataagttataaatagtagtgagatttgtgagttaaagttgttgaatagttatgaataataatgagatgaattaagatgaattgagatgagctgagatgagcttcgaatccaaacgtctcttaAATGAGTTCGAATTTGTTTCTGTCACCTACcaactatttaatttattttttcatactttaaaaattttgaactttttttcctaattttttttgttggtttctaGGTCTTAGCCTAGTGGTTAATCTCTTTTGGGATGATGGAATCAGTCAATATAATAGGGCTTGCCCTCCTTTTTTCCTATTAAGCCATCTTGATCCAACTGGATACTGATAGTTTAGGAGCTTTATCAATTAAGTTAGGCTAGTTTGGACACAGaggtattttcaaatatttttagatatctcttttttaaatatcacttaaatataaaatgcttttcaattttaaatctttaactttttcatctaatcgttatccaaacacaaaattaatacaatttttctaaacttctaaataaaagataaaaagtaatacaacttttttaaatttaaaaataaaaataatatgaaaaaactgtttataatatttttatttagttttttctctcattttctaaaatacaataaaacatcttaactcaaatcattttattataattcacaaaccatctcactactattcacttaTATTCTGAAATATTCTTAGTGTTCAAATGAACCCTAAGCCTATGTCTTTCAATTTGGCTGGGTTGGTTACCTAAAaccaaattatttcatctcatcttatctcatataatcattataattttttcaaacttccacataaaatataataaacagttcaactttttcagatttcaaaatttaaataatattaaaaaataatttataataatattttatttaactttcaacataaCATCTcatctcctctcctctcctgcCCTGCCCTGCCCTGCCCTTATTTTCGTTTTGATGGAGCCAAATGTGGACCAAGTTTTCCAactatttgaaataaaaatcaaacgAAAAGGGCAGAACCATTTGATTTGGTTTCATTGCATTGGACATCATCATTTGCAAGAACAGTTGAACGTAAAAGTTCTAGGGCTCTGTTTCCAATACCCTCATTTGCAACAACAGTTGTAATCGGTTAACTGTTGTGTTCCAACAATATAGAAAAACAAATCTTACAAGGCAATAGGCAAAATCCAATGAAGCTTTTAATTactatacaaaaacaaaaaataaaaaaaataaagggcaAGTGGCTGTTGCAGAGCTCAACCCACATGAATTATTATATGTAGACCATTGTACGATTCAAACGAGGCTTCTCATTGTTGGAGATCCAAATGGACACCAAGGAAAAATGTTACAAATGAAgggtaaaaaattaaaaaagacaaatcGCTTATACATGTGTTTATTATTACAAGGTAACTCAAATGCCATCCGGAGCAAAGGAAATACAAATTTGCACAGGAGAACTGTTTTGCCATAGCATGGCTAACACAAGCATTCCGGAAAAAGCACCAAATTTGATATATGCTATTCGAAGGGTAAAACCCAGTCCCAGCTAAGGTCCTGTTCTTATCGAAAGGTACCTGAACTTGCTGATTCTGGAGGTTAAATTACTCCATTCTCATTCTCTAGCCACTCGGCTAGTTTCGCTAATTGCATCATTGAAATATCACCAATCAAACAGAAAGCTGCTCTGGAAATATATCCATATCATAAAGCAATCAATTTTCCAGTTCCTGATTTAGAAGCTGCTGTCTGAACAATTTTAACTTAGCAAATCTCTGAACAAGTTAGGATTTTGACTTGATGGAGTCACACCCATCTGCCTCACGAGTGCATCCTTTTCCAAGGAATCTTTAGCATTCAGTCCCTTTATAGATTGTGTTGGAAGTGTGGTGCCGGCATGAGTGGTGCTGATAGTTGCATCTAATAACCCAGCTGTGAAATTGACACCGTCCCCATTGGTTGGCAAAGAAATTGCAGCACTGCTGCTATGCCCACTAGCAGGTGTCTTTCCATATAGTGCAATAATATCAGGTGATTCAGTAGCACCAACTGCACCATGATTTGCTGTCGAACTAACTTGAGTTGGGTCAAGAAGCCCTTCTAGCTGCTTGAATGGATCCACAGATGGAGTAGCACTTGGAACAGCTGGTTCACCCAAGTCAAGCAAGTCTGGAGGAGGTTGATGAATTGTCTTCTCCACTGTCACTTGATTGGATACAACTGCTGACTTTGGTGCCTGAGACTTCTTCCCTGCAGCATGGCTACCTGCCTTAGTGACCTTATGGCTAGCCGTAGTAGGCCTCTTCTCAGTTTGAGATGATCCTCCAAACAATGAAGCTGCAAGCTTCTGCTTTTCTGGAGAAATCTCAACTCGTGGTTTCCTCGAATCATTAGTTTTGTGTGCTTTTGAAATTACACTGCCTGCAGCATCTACTTGAGTGACCCCATTCACTGTATTCTGGGAAGTAGAACTTGAGGTAGATGGCGCAGAAGAGGAGTATGCTGGTCTACCCCACTTTTTCTGAACACCATCAAGTCGTAGCTTCAGTTCTGATGACCCTGCATCTGACACAGATGGCACAGTAGCAACCTGGTGGGTGTCCCTAGAATAAGCTGGCTCAGATACTGGAACAAGTTCAGTTGAGGGCTCAAGTGAAGCTGTATGCATTCTTGATGGCACTGGGGGCTTTGGAAGCTCGTATGCCTCGAACCTTAGACCATGCATCGAAGCTTCAGGCTGGTCTTGGCTTCTGAAGTTGATGGTATCCGACATGCCAGAGCGCCCAGTCTCAGGAATGTAGGGCTGAGCACCATTTTCCAGTGACTGTTGGACATAACTGTTTAGGAACGAGAGGTTTTTATCTATCTGCAAGGAGAATTCAGAGACATTAGGAGTGAGCATTGAATAATGTCAATAACATTAAAACGGATTGATCAAGCGGCAAATATTACAAGTGTGCCAAAACCAGCCAAGATGCTACATAAAGATGC
This genomic window contains:
- the LOC108983082 gene encoding abscisic acid 8'-hydroxylase CYP707A2-like codes for the protein MEFTSMFKFCCFASIFFVFFIHSLVRFFSSSRRKLPLPPGSLGWPYVGETFQLYSQNPNVFFASKQKRYGSIFKTHILGCPCVMTSSPEAAKFVLVTSAHLFKPTFPASKERMLGKQAIFFHQGDYHAKLRKLVLRAFMPEALRNIVSDIEFIAKDSIQSWEGQLINTFQEMKTFAFNVALLAIFGKDEILYRDDLKRCYYILEKGYNSMPINLPGTLFHKSMKARKELAQILAKILSTRRQMKHEHNDLLGSFMGDKESLTDEQIADNIIGVIFAARDTTASVLTWILKYLSENPRVLQAITEEQEAIMRSKKDQGCDERVLTWADTKKMPITSRVIQETLRIASVLSFTFREAVEDVEYEGYLIPKGWKVLPLFRNIHHSPDIFPEPDKFDPSRFEVAPKPNTFMPFGNGIHSCPGNELAKLEISVLLHHLTTKYRWSVVGTENGIQYGPFALPQNGLPIRLSLKKVTSPQKACPNDKNDFPYIERMAL